The following are encoded together in the Ovis aries strain OAR_USU_Benz2616 breed Rambouillet chromosome X, ARS-UI_Ramb_v3.0, whole genome shotgun sequence genome:
- the LOC105605648 gene encoding casein kinase I-like, translating into MASSSGSRSEFIAGGKYKLVRKIGSGSFGKVYLAINITNGEEVAVKLEPQKARQPQLLYESRLYKLLQGGIGIPRVWWYGQEKDYNVLVMDLLGPSLEDLFNFCSRRFTVKTVLMLADQMISRLEYLHTKDFIHRDIKPDNFLMGAGPRCNVFLVDFGLAKRYRDSRTKQHIPYKENKSLTGTARYTSLNSHLGIEQSRRDDMESLGYVLMYFAKSSLPWQGIKAVTMKQKYEKICEKKMATSVEALCNGFPTEFATYLNYCRGLCFEEAPDYNYLRQLFRTLFRTLNYQYDYAFDWIILKQRAAQQAASSSAQGQQAQTPTPTGKKTHKKKE; encoded by the exons ATGGCGAGCAGCAGTGGCTCCAGGTCCGAATTCATTGCTGGAGGGAAGTATAAGCTGGTAAGAAAGATCGGGTCTGGCTCCTTCGGGAAAGTCTATTTGGCGATCAATATCACCAATGGTGAGGAAGTGGCAGTGAAGCTAGAACCTCAGAAAGCGAGGCAGCCCCAGTTACTGTATGAGAGCAGACTCTATAAGCTTCTTCAGGGTGGGATTGGCATTCCCCGCGTATGGTGGTATGGTCAGGAAAAGGACTATAATGTGCTAGTCATGGATCTTCTTGGCCCTAGCCTCGAAGACCTCTTCAATTTCTGTTCAAGACGGTTCACAGTGAAAACTGTACTCATGTTAGCTGACCAGATGATCAGTAGACTCGAATATTTGCATACAAAGGATTTTATACACAGAGATATTAAACCAGATAACTTCCTAATGGGTGCTGGGCCTCGCTGTAAT GTATTCCTTGTTGATTTTGGTTTGGCCAAAAGGTACAGAGACAGCAGGACAAAGCAACACATAccatacaaagaaaataaaagtctcacTGGCACTGCTCGGTATACTAGCCTCAATTCACATCTTGGTATTGAACAGAGTCGCCGAGATGACATGGAATCATTAGGATATGTTTTGATGTATTTTGCTAAAAGCAGCCTGCCGTGGCAAGGAATAAAGGCTGTAACAATGAAGCAAAAATACGAAAAGATTTGCGAAAAAAAGATGGCCACATCTGTTGAAGCTTTATGTAATGGATTTCCCACAGAATTTGCTACATATTTAAACTATTGTCGTGGTCTGTGCTTTGAGGAAGCCCCGGATTACAACTACCTGAGGCAGCTTTTCCGCACTCTTTTCAGGACCCTGAATTACCAATATGACTACGCATTTGATTGGATAATATTAAAGCAGAGAGCAGCACAGCAGGCAGCTTCTTCAAGTGCGCAGGGTCAGCAGGCccaaacccccacccccacaggcaAGAAAACTcacaaaaaaaaagagtaa